atattaccTTTTTCCATAACTTGGTAAATTGGTTGTTAATAATTAATTCTTATCTTTTTTGGATTTGCTCATGAAACGATAACATCATTGTTTCGAATTGTTTGTTCTTGTCCGAAGCATGTTTTGCATCACTAAAACGGACACACCTAGGAACTTAAAGGAGTTAGCAAATGTGttcccccctcccctcccccctGGGTCCTGAACTCAATAAGAATACATgggattttttacttttttttttggtagggagaaagaaaaaaatggggCTTATGTGTGTAGTCATTGCCTCATGCCCTGTGATACATTGCCACTTGAGTCTTTTAATAAACTTATGGGTACACTAACTCCACATGACATGCCACTTCTCGACCCTATTACCATGATTGATGCATTTTGAAGTATGGGTCAGTACTTAGTACTCGAATCCATGACCTCTTGACACGTGGTCCAAAGTGATGGAAAATACatgggttttaacttttaagtctTTTTTTCACGTGTGATTCCAAACTCGACTTAGTAGCATTAGTTAGTTTACAATCAAATAtggttatttaaataaatacgtaatttatattatttaattttttttgatatattgtATAggagtaaaaataaattatataacaaaagttAGCTTAAGGCTAAGTGCTTTTTAAATTGaccataatttttaaaagtttggtttccttttattgtttttgtgtaTTGGATTTGGAGATGAtcattgtggggggtaaaaactcttaaataaacATTTGGCCTTTGGTCCTAattggctggtaccagtttgttttgattagggcctttaggcccacaagtcagtctgcactgtaaaggtccgaggagttgtccgaggagaaatgtctcctcggacaggcccagcaatgaCTCTGGAACTTGCAAAAcgggttagaggcagaattctggaaaaactgataggtaagagggtgatccaagcaccttTTAGAAGGaaggatgtgagagaaatatctaaagaaaaggctgctacctcaacattaaagaccctgcatctacctccctggccgcattaatggggaagtgacctatgaacagtagaattcagcctccTTGCTAttgtttaaagacttcaagaaggcggtggatgggacaagtatccaagggaaagatttgtacgacacgtggataaactagtgaagaagaagaagtatataaggagaagATAGAGGAGAGAGAGGGGGATCTGCACCTTCTactgagaaaaataggaactaaggattgtaaactttggcatagaaagagaatatttatacaactcGTCCTCAGCTTACGTCCAAAGatgtctctttgtcatattggtttatcatttgcatagaTAGTGGCAccctagcctgttaatcaaactcCCAaaatcccgaacctagatttcaaatccatactctacaaattttattgtataaggctcattgggcctgagtccaacacttgtttttgggtccggatacaattgtgcacttacaatcaTAACATAGACATGATCTTAgtcataattaaaataattatatgtcAGCTTGGTGTCTTGTTCAATGCCCTTTGATTCTATGCACAAGATGAAAACCTCAGCCTATTTCTAAAACCCACAAGATGATCCCACGTGATGCGCGGACTACTTtacatttcatttaaaattatttttatatatattaagaccTACGtataatacttattttattgtataatattAATGTTTGCCCACAATATTGTTGAatactttgaaacttgattttcttaattcatattatatatatatatatatatatataacactataagactataacatattataatatttactattaaaagtagattttatttttttaaactgattaaatgattttggaaatctataaataagaatttaaagcataaaatacttttatattctaaaattacataaatttaagtAACTTCTCAAATACTTCCTCAACTACTCTATTCTCACAACCAAATATGGAAACCCCAATCACAAACACCAAATTTATTATCtcaataaaattaaggaaatcaTTTATAAGTATCAACACAAAGAGAACATgattaaacaaagagaaattggTTAAAAACACAtccatttatcaaaatttaattgtctTTAGTTGGACttcagtttaatttttttttttttaagtgaaaatactttgaaatcatcattgatttttatttttatcactatggCTCATACCAcacaaaataatagtaaaaaacgTATAACAAAAAACCTACAAAGTGTGAGTTCtaacacaaatatattaaaaataaaatagctaacttcataaataatcaattaaaatgtttctttttctttagttctgaaacaaaatacatttataactttccCAAACCAAAATCTCAAACACCCAAAGACTCAAAGGGAATCACAACATTCACAAAATCCACAACGCACAATTTCAACATCAAAACCGTAAGCTACCATTActgaataaaaaatgcaagcCCTCTTTCTCAGTCATAGCCTACTCATGCGGGCTAGACACAGATAGTACTGCAATGTTGGAGTTATGTAGATGTCGTTGGAAGGTTGAAGGcaaatgatatcattttttGTCTGAGTGTATTTGAAATGGGATGGCATGAAAGGCTGTAAGCATGTGTATATAAAGGAGTAAAAGTGAAAAGTGTGAATGTAAATGCAAAACGATTTTTGTGtatgagagagaggaaaagtcttgaaacattgaaccaaacgAAACAAATAGTAGATTTAtaacattgaataaaaaatgtaacaaaaagtagtcttaaaaaaaggaaataaagagtttctatttttaaatttgttcttatccCTGATGTgatttaagagtattttggtTCTCTTCCTAGAGTATGCCACATGGCAAAACCTAATGCTCTAAATACATTCTTATAACATTAAAATTTCATTCACACAAATGGACTAAGTCTTTAAGATCTTAAGAAATAATCAACAACCCTCTAAAGAGGATTACACATAAACTTGTCCTATAATACACAACAACTTCAAAACCACTTAGTTTCGTGAACATGCAAATAAGATTACACGTAAtcttaaatataataaacaaaccATATTAAGTCTATCCATATCTTCATTCACACAAATGGACTAACTCTTTCAAAATCTTAAGAAATAATCAACAACCCTCTAAAGAGGATTACACATAAACTTATCCTATAGCACACAACAACTTCAAAACCACTTAGTTTCATGAATATGCAAATAAGATTATATATAAtcttaaatataataaacaaatcACACCAAGTCTATCAATATCTTCATTCACACAAATGGACTAAGTCTTGAAGCTCTACAAGTATTGAAGTCCAAAAAGTGTAATCAACAAACATAACTCAACAatatccaaattttcaaaaaataataaacactcTCAATATGAATGTAAACcgccttataacaccatgcaagtcaTCTGCTTTCTCTAACACAACACCATCGAAACCTTAAAAAAGACCAAAAGACTCCCTTAAAcattaaaatgaccaaaatacccttgaaactttaaaaaaatggccaaaataccatcgaaacctaaaattttgttcatttttttgtttacttaCCTGACTGTATATTAAATTGGATTAGTAGTAGATGCTTAACAATATTGATGGACAATATtacttaaggaaaaaaaagcaCTTAGTAAGAAttgaatacaattttttttttttattaagaatgaTCTCAATTGCAATAGTAGAACAAATACTATCTACAACAACACTACATATCATAGCAGATTTCAGCAAAAGGCTGGACTTAAACAACTCAAAAAATAACTAAGAAAAATTcccaaatttcatttaaataaagaaaaagggaacATGTTGGATGATATTTTATTCAGAATAGAACCCCGATAACCTATCTACAAATAGTATTTGTTCATTCTACGTTAGCTTTAACAGCTTGGGAAGCATTTCATTAAAGTTTGTTGGTACAAGCAGGAGGGTTTTGCTTGCCCGAAACTGCAGGCTGGACATTAGCACAAGTGGAAGTAGCAGATCCTCCACCTCCCTTGTATGCAAGATCAATGTCAGAAAGCACCACTTGTTGGCATGGTACACTCTTACTGCAAATAAGATTCACAGCTTCCTTTGTTGAAGAAGTGCCACTAATTTTCTTGAAGCTAACATTGCTGATCTTAACTTTAGAGGGAGACTGAAAACAAACAGAAAAGCGCACCCAAGAATTTGATATTAgtatttgtaattgtttttactttttttaaccTTTAACATCGAAATTTGTGTACATATTTGTGATGTTTATAATAACCTGGTTTGAGCATTGATTGTTTGGGCAGTAGTTTTGATCAATAATGATAGGATTGGCAACATTGTTCATGATAACATTCTCAAAATGTATATCAGAAGCAACTCCAGAAGTGGAAGAAGGCCATGATTTGATTCTAACACCATTTTCTGTATTGCTAAGTGTGGCACCAATAACTCTGATTCCTGAAACAGGTTGTTCATTCTGGTACTTTCCAAGACTTCCAATGCTAATACCATGGCCAGGTCCACAAGTTACTTGGTTAACAGTAATATCTTGGCTTCCATCACCAATGGAGATGCAATCATCACCTGTTGCAATATTGGCATTGGTAATGTTAATCTGAGATGAATGTCCAATGTGGATTCCATCAGTGTTGGGGCTATCTGCAGGTGTAGTTATGGTAACATGTTGGAGTTGTAACATCTTGCATCCAAAAAGGTTGATGTGGAAAAATTTGCTGTCTTTTGATGTAATGTCTTGGACTATTGAATTTGTGACGTAGTCGAACCTTATATTCTGTTCATATTTACAAGTTAGATAAATTAAAACACTAAATATTAGCGCTTGAGTTtcatttaaaaacattttaatcaataaaatgcTAACAATTCTttgattatataaaaataaataaaaatttgtttggaactAAATGTGATCattaaatcaatatatatatatatatatatatatatatatatatatatatatatatatatatatatataaatactctCTTCGtcccaatttgtttgtcctatttgaaaagtcaaactttttaagggaacatcatATATTGTCTTTTCTgctttataaaaatgtataagtttacaaaactacccttaaataaatttatcagctttttttaaaagagttattcttaatgaagCAACTGAAAAGGAGCCCCAATTACAtcgattttttaaaatatttgttagttttctttacaaataattttgaaaataaagtaggagtataataggaacattaataaactaataacttttatttttaaaaataggacaatattttgggacatcccaaaataaaatagaggacaaacaaattgggacggagggagtaagaaaaatggtaaagtcgtagaaaatattattacataaaaacttacaaactaatgtgttTATGAACAATTCTTCATAGACCAATTGGTGAAATATCACTTTCatatttaaccattattttttctctattgCTTATAGTCACACAGGATAGTGTTGTGGCACAAAATGTTGTGTCCATACTCCATAAACTttctcatatataaattttaaaattaattcttttataaGTTGTGACACATCACCATACAAAACTTGTCAAATTATTTGTAAAACattatttaacatataaatgtttgaattattttttcgTAATGGGTAAAGTTTTTAAAGTTGTAGTGTCTATGTATATCTACACAAAAATTGATGGAAATGTAAATGCTAATTAGTTAAGATTGAAATCTTACATAAGGAAGAACGTTGCAGTTTTTGTCTTTGTTACACGTATTTTTTTGCCATGCTTGTTGTCCTTTGCCATCAAAAACTCCACCACCTGACACAGTGAGACCGTCGATATGTTGAAAAACAACCCAAGCATCTTTACCGTTGAAGGAGGCAACATCTAATGGGGCCTGTAAGGTTCCTTGAAGGTTAAACTCGATAGCACCTTTGCATGGACCCAACAAAGTCACTAAACCTAGTTTGTACACCCCTGctgaaatcacaactttacttCCTGCTACTGCGCACGCAGCTTTCCAAGCTTTTGTCAAAGCCTAAACacattataaaaaatcaaaatcagtaTATAATAATCATTTTGCATGTTAATGTTTTATCATCTGGTCATGACATTGATAAGTTTCTAGTGTAAACAGAGTTTAAACCTAAGTTCTCTTATTCAAAGTTAAAAGGCTTTACTAATTAAGTTAACTGGAACACACTCTTCATGTTAATTAAGTCTAGTTGATTACACTACACATATTTATACCTGGGTGATATCAGCATTAGGTTGTGCTCCATATGATTTAACATCAAAGACTTGCTGGGCATTGGTGGATGCCAACACCAATAGCAAGGAAATTGTTGCAATGCTTAAATTCTTTCCCATCTTATTgttctttatttcctttctaTTGCCAATTTGTTGTACGAAATGATGGTAACCACATTTGGTTTGAAGTTATTTATACTTCAGCACCTGAGCTCCACACCATTGAAACTACTTAACTAATATTAACTATTTTAATGCAAGGTCGCTAAGAACTCTCCTGTATATACTTCAGCTTCTGCACTATTATTAGTTTTTGTGCTTTCCCCTCCACTAATTAATTCTCGttttttattattgaagatAAGATTATTTACTTTTACATATCATCGTAACTTATTTGCTTTAAATGGCATACTGCTAGCCACCTAAAATTTGTACATTTTATCATGTAACCAAAGTGAATACTTCCATTAGTAAGGGGGAAAAAGTCTTGAAATCCATCATCTATCAAAATTGTCCAAATTTAGTATAGGCAGCATGCTTGTCTACGTTTTACAATAGCAAATAATGAAACCCCAccaatattttgtttgtttttaggttttgggggtaatttggtaattatcttttgttttagggagtatttctatcatttttaggtttcgagagGTAATtgtgtcattttttaggtttagggataATTTGAggtttacccataataattgggTTGGACTGGGTTTGGGTTAGAAGTAATTAGTTATATGGGTAATAAATGGGTAAATGAGTTTTATATACCCAACCCAATTGCCCACCCATTTGACACCACTAGTATTGGGGATGAACCACCACTTAACTTGATTTGATTGAGTGAATGGGTTACGGATCTGCTGCCAATTGAATGGTTAATCAAATCTAGGTCTCTCAGGTTGTTGGTTGGGTGGGGCAGAATGTCAGGTGACCAGGTCTGGGCTACAATCGATAATGATAgtatcaaagcaaaaaaaatccaaccattcTTTAACCACTTGTAGCCCAGATCAGCTAAGGTAGTAACACAATAATGAgtatttttgggtttatttgataTGAACCCATACAATTGACTCaacaagaaaatgagaaaaagagagatgagaaacaaataaaagatacattgatcaaaaatgatatttttgcaAGCATATCTATTAtgtgacaaaaaattaaacttattgTATTAGTTATGTGACAacatttgaaactcgagtttcactggaaacataatcccaaaaaaaaatcatcaaaactttttttcgCTATGAATCTAATCAAACACAGATATACAAATATGACTTCATATAACTAGTTTGTATgctttacacacacacacacacacacacttgcttaaaaaaaaagaaaaaaaagaaaaaagaaaacagactTACTCAAGGGCAAAAGAAGGTTTGTCATTTTGCTCATACACATTTGGGTTCGCTTTGTTGACGTCCGAGCTATtgaatgttttttgttttagcaAAAAAGAACTGCTAATGGAACAAAAAATTATGGggaatggattttttttttcttttccctttgcACAGCAAGAAAGAAATAGGGAAGAGAGAAATTAGTGTTCTCCAAAATTAATTAGGTAAGTTGATGTTATCAACAATAATGATTAATTGGATAGTTGAGTGTTTATGCCGTTAGATCTCATAATAATCTACGATTTAAAAAAGATTGGGCTATAAATCAATCAAACAGTTTGAGCTCAATTAGGAAAATAACTTGTTTTATATTCGTTTGTTTGGAAAATAAgtcaagctcaagctcaagTTTAAGCTTAACTACTAAACAATTCAagctcaaatataataatgtatTCATAAACATGATAATTCAATTTTGATGGGAACCCctatatagataataattgttgtaatgtTGCATATAGTTAGTTAGTTGGTTAGTTTGTTATAATttcaagcatgttaatcacactTAAcacatgttgaaattattaatggAATAAGGCCATGTGGGCCAACAAAATAGATTTATGGTTCTGTAAATACCTACTTGTAATCACATTTCCATTATTGTAGAATAAAACCAACTTATTGCTAATTGTATTAGTGCAtctttctctcttaatctctttctttctctatggaggATGACTACCTAGAATTAAGTCAACTTCTTTACAATTTCTATCAATTCCCCTACAATTCCTACCCATCACCATTAGGAACCACTAGgttcctaacaagtggtatcagagccgtcGATCTTAAGACGAGCAATTGTGACCaaagaaaacttttgaaagaaatATAGCGGATGGGGAACAAAACTTCAGAAGATGTCAAGGATATTTCAGAAATGGTCAAGGCCTTGGCTAAATCTAAAAAAGCCATGAAAGTAAAGCTCTCAAGATTGCAAAAGGGTCTTGAGAACATGATGTGTGGGTTCTTTTTTTGGACAGTACCCAAGCCCAAGGTGGGAACAAGAATCTTGGGCCTTGTACTTGTTGTTTGGTAAATTGGGCTTAGTTCACTGCAGCTATATTGGGCTGATTAAGAACTAAATTGTGCATAAAACGTGGATCCTACAACACATGCATATTCAAACATGCAAATATATACATACTATAAAGTAAATGGCTGAGGAATagtaaagaaataaagaaaaagcatgTTAGGACATCAGGGATCCTTAGAAAGATGAatgatatttcattatttttgagttttggtacATTAGGCCCTTCTTCCACCGGGATATGTCACAAtgtccaaataagttcaaaatttACAAACTTAAATAGCTCTTTGTAGGCTTCTATGACTTGTGAGGTTTGAATCCCTTTGAATCCAAGTGTATCCTCTAGTGCCTATTTTAGGATTCCTCACAGTATTTTCCCTCTCTActcattttttgaattttaaagaagtttttcaaaggATCTTTTTGCTTTGATTCCTTATTGCTGAATGAATTTTGCTGATAGCTTGATCCCCTTTTATAGTACCTTTCTACGGTTTTTGGTGTACCATTGATTCCCTCCATTTGCTGTTTTGGATACCAAAACCAATGTTGTGTCAGCAACATTGGTGGCTAGTCATTTCCTCATTTTCTCACTATATTCTTCTTTTGGGGTTTTCATCTAAAAAGTCCCTAGCTAACCTTCCTCTTTTGGGGGGTCCTAGGGGCTAACTTTTAATCTTTTTTCCAAGGCTTCTAGAGAGGCCTTTTAGAATCTCCATTTTGGCTGCCTcatcctttattattatttttttctctaaataggCATATTCCACCCTATCAGGCTGAAAGATCCTCAGCCACCTTCTTTTATGGTTCACCTTGCTGCTCTTCTCGAGGTACCAGGCTTCCCTTCATAGGCGCTGGTTCCTAAGTCATCAGCTATTTCTAaagtattttcttttgagttgcAGGCAGTTGATGGGGCATGTCTTTCTTCATTCCTTGTGCCCATGAGCATGCTTCCCTGAGCTGTCCAACTCCTAGCTGATTGTTTCTTGCACTTCCTAAGGATCCCCTCCCTGGTTTTGGCAACTCCTCGATATCCTGGTCCAATCTCTTTCTAGGCTCCTTGGGGGTTCTTCTTACAAAAGTTGGGCCAAGCTTCCTCtactttttcttccttctctaaGACTCAAGGCTTACCCATTCATGAGCTTGGGCTTTTTTTTACCCATTTTAAATGGGCCTTGGCTCACGGATTGCGCCTTTCTTATCCTTGAGGGCTCATTAGTTTtggatttcaatacttgtaataTTTTGGACCTCAACATGATGGAAGAGGAGTTGCAACTTCTTGAAGGTACAAGTGACAAGTTTCAAGTTGCTGAATCAATAAAAATTGCCTCTAAATTGGAGGTGCAAGCGAAATTGAAATTGGTCACTCGTTAAGCCAAGAGCATGAAAGGGGGCTTTTGAACCATAAGGCTTCGCCATCTCTTGATGTAGAGCAAACAAAGCTTGAAGCTGTGTCAGATGTATGCGATGGGCAATTCTTTATCTCTTCCAAAGTATCCATCGAATCAGATGCTTGTTTTTTAgcaaataaaattgatatgagATCATCAAATAATGTGTTGCCAAAACAAGAAGTGTGGGTTCCATC
The sequence above is drawn from the Castanea sativa cultivar Marrone di Chiusa Pesio chromosome 5, ASM4071231v1 genome and encodes:
- the LOC142633506 gene encoding exopolygalacturonase-like — protein: MGKNLSIATISLLLVLASTNAQQVFDVKSYGAQPNADITQALTKAWKAACAVAGSKVVISAGVYKLGLVTLLGPCKGAIEFNLQGTLQAPLDVASFNGKDAWVVFQHIDGLTVSGGGVFDGKGQQAWQKNTCNKDKNCNVLPYNIRFDYVTNSIVQDITSKDSKFFHINLFGCKMLQLQHVTITTPADSPNTDGIHIGHSSQINITNANIATGDDCISIGDGSQDITVNQVTCGPGHGISIGSLGKYQNEQPVSGIRVIGATLSNTENGVRIKSWPSSTSGVASDIHFENVIMNNVANPIIIDQNYCPNNQCSNQSPSKVKISNVSFKKISGTSSTKEAVNLICSKSVPCQQVVLSDIDLAYKGGGGSATSTCANVQPAVSGKQNPPACTNKL